The Desulfuromonas thiophila genome contains a region encoding:
- a CDS encoding transposase: protein MMNRCAKHHRRSIRLKGYDYARPGIYFVTICVQNRECLFGNVVQGEMQLNAAGEMVVRWFAQLENKFATVQCDASICMPNHVHFVVHNRGSSVDGIDVGADLRVCPVSNAHQRLLQPRRTHGSAPTGANDDGTGVGADLCVCPVPLSQIVQWFKTMTTNEYIRGIKQKDWPRFSGKLWQRNYWEHIVRDQSEWDRIRDYIHNNPAQWDQDRLNDRKTMVREPVCEYSGENWRV, encoded by the coding sequence ATGATGAACCGCTGTGCCAAACATCATCGTCGTTCGATCCGCTTGAAGGGGTACGATTATGCCCGGCCCGGCATTTATTTTGTGACGATCTGCGTTCAGAACCGGGAATGTTTGTTCGGCAATGTCGTCCAGGGGGAAATGCAATTAAACGCAGCCGGCGAAATGGTAGTGCGATGGTTCGCGCAATTGGAAAATAAATTTGCCACCGTGCAATGTGATGCGTCGATTTGCATGCCCAACCACGTTCATTTTGTTGTCCATAACAGGGGATCGTCTGTTGATGGCATCGACGTAGGGGCAGACCTGCGTGTCTGCCCGGTTTCAAACGCCCATCAACGTTTATTACAACCAAGGCGGACACATGGGTCCGCCCCTACGGGGGCAAATGATGATGGGACAGGCGTAGGGGCAGACCTATGTGTCTGCCCGGTCCCATTATCACAAATCGTCCAATGGTTTAAAACCATGACGACCAATGAATATATTCGCGGGATCAAACAGAAGGATTGGCCGCGATTTTCCGGAAAATTATGGCAACGCAATTATTGGGAGCATATTGTCCGTGATCAATCGGAATGGGACCGTATCCGCGATTACATTCACAATAATCCGGCCCAATGGGATCAGGATCGGTTGAATGATCGCAAGACCATGGTGCGTGAACCTGTTTGTGAATATTCCGGTGAGAACTGGCGGGTATGA
- a CDS encoding type I restriction endonuclease subunit R — translation MAKFTEEKLEQAIIALLEDQGYPHHRGDSFERAPNEVLIKSDLQAFLAHQYAGDNITKAEIDSVIRRLEGLNPQDLYDSNKTIHKLVADGFLLKREDHTQKDLYIQLIDYAGLPERRIPAEGEIETIVAEESAVYGGDKNIYKIVNQLEIEGSEKRIPDGILYINGLPLVVFEFKSAIREEATIFDAYVQLTTRYARDIPELMKYNALCVISDGVNSRMGSLFAPYDYFYTWRKVTGNETIEQDGINALHTMIQGLFDKDRLREVIRNYIYFPDVSKAQVKVVCRYPQFYAAGKLYQSIKAHRKPGGDGKGGTYFGATGCGKSFTMLFLTRLLMKSVDFESPTIVLITDRTDLDDQLSSQFVSAKGYIGDQSVISVASRADLRDYLKGRNSGGVFLTTIHKFTEDTELLSERNNIICISDEAHRSQVNLDQKVRVTENGVRRTYGFAKYLHDSLPNATYVGFTGTPIDATLDVFGEVVDSYTMTESVKDEITVRIVYEGRAAKVVLDNKKLEEIEAYYDQCAEDGASDYQIEESKKASASMTAILGDPDRIKALATDFVEHYEKRLEEGATIKGKAMFVSSKRQIAYALWKEIIALRPDWNEVLACEKGASLTEQEKKEIKPMERVKMVMTRGKDDEKTLYDLLGTKDDRKELDRQFKSDKSNFKIAIVVDMWLTGFDVPHLDTIYIDKPIQRHNLIQTISRVNRKYEGKDKGLVVDYLGIKRQMNLALAHYNKADQQNIEEIGQSIIVVRDHLDLLNKMFHSFDASPYYSGSSVQQLNCLNNAAEFAQLTDKIEKRFMQLVKRLKAAYDICCGSEELKQQERDQIHFYLAVRSIIVKLTKGNAPDTAQMNAKVREMITQALKADGVEEIFKLGDDKAGAMDIFDDDYLAKIEKIKLPNTKVKLLQQLLAKAIDDFKKLNKAKGTDFSKKFKALVDAYNERKEEDVLVSNVLEDFSSEIVDLIRALHREMASGSDMGIDIEEKAFYDILLGLAIKYDFTYPEDKLLILAKAVKAIVNDKIKYTDWNQRDDIKAELKVDLILVLAEHGYPPVDRDEVYKEIFEQAENFKRFRQEPDSLARISPVYHTKAQERKFPA, via the coding sequence ATGGCGAAATTCACCGAGGAGAAGCTGGAGCAGGCGATCATCGCCCTGCTGGAAGATCAGGGCTACCCGCACCACAGGGGCGATTCGTTCGAGCGGGCACCGAATGAGGTGCTGATCAAGTCCGACCTTCAGGCTTTCCTCGCCCACCAGTATGCCGGCGACAACATCACCAAGGCCGAGATCGATTCGGTGATCCGGCGGCTGGAGGGGCTGAATCCGCAAGACCTGTACGATTCCAACAAAACCATCCACAAGCTGGTTGCCGACGGTTTCCTCCTCAAGCGCGAAGATCACACCCAGAAAGACCTGTACATTCAGCTGATCGACTATGCCGGTTTGCCGGAACGACGTATCCCCGCAGAAGGGGAAATTGAAACCATCGTTGCCGAAGAGTCGGCAGTGTATGGTGGCGACAAAAACATCTACAAGATCGTCAACCAACTGGAGATCGAGGGGAGCGAAAAACGCATCCCCGATGGCATCCTCTACATCAACGGCCTGCCGCTGGTGGTGTTCGAGTTCAAGAGCGCCATCCGCGAAGAGGCGACCATCTTTGACGCCTACGTGCAGCTCACCACCCGCTATGCCCGCGATATCCCAGAGCTGATGAAGTACAACGCCCTGTGCGTGATTTCCGATGGAGTGAACTCGCGCATGGGTTCCCTGTTTGCTCCCTACGATTACTTCTACACCTGGCGCAAGGTGACCGGCAACGAGACCATCGAGCAGGACGGCATCAACGCCCTGCACACCATGATTCAGGGGCTGTTTGATAAGGATCGGTTGCGCGAGGTGATCCGCAACTACATTTACTTCCCCGATGTTTCCAAGGCACAGGTCAAGGTGGTCTGCCGTTACCCTCAGTTTTACGCCGCTGGCAAGCTCTACCAGAGCATCAAGGCGCATCGGAAACCGGGTGGGGATGGTAAGGGCGGCACCTATTTCGGCGCGACCGGCTGCGGCAAGAGTTTCACCATGCTGTTTCTGACCCGCCTGCTGATGAAGAGCGTCGATTTTGAGAGTCCGACCATCGTGCTCATTACCGACCGCACCGACCTGGATGATCAGCTATCAAGCCAGTTCGTAAGCGCCAAGGGCTACATCGGCGACCAGTCGGTGATCAGCGTGGCGAGCCGTGCCGATCTGCGTGATTACCTGAAAGGACGCAACAGCGGCGGGGTCTTCCTGACCACCATTCACAAGTTCACCGAGGATACCGAGCTGCTCTCCGAGCGGAACAACATCATCTGTATCTCCGACGAGGCGCACCGCAGTCAGGTCAATCTCGACCAGAAGGTGCGTGTCACCGAGAACGGGGTGCGGCGGACCTACGGCTTTGCCAAGTACCTGCACGACTCGCTGCCCAATGCCACCTATGTCGGCTTTACCGGCACCCCCATCGATGCCACCCTGGATGTCTTCGGTGAGGTGGTGGACAGCTACACCATGACCGAATCGGTGAAGGACGAGATCACCGTGCGGATCGTCTACGAGGGGCGGGCCGCCAAGGTTGTGCTCGACAACAAGAAGTTGGAAGAGATTGAAGCGTACTACGATCAGTGCGCCGAGGACGGTGCGAGCGACTACCAGATCGAGGAGAGCAAAAAGGCGAGCGCCAGCATGACCGCCATTCTGGGTGACCCGGATCGCATCAAGGCGCTGGCGACTGATTTCGTTGAACACTACGAGAAACGTCTGGAGGAAGGGGCGACGATCAAGGGCAAGGCGATGTTCGTCTCCAGCAAGCGGCAGATCGCCTATGCCCTGTGGAAGGAAATCATCGCCCTGCGACCTGACTGGAATGAGGTGCTGGCTTGCGAAAAAGGGGCCAGCCTGACCGAGCAGGAGAAGAAAGAGATCAAGCCGATGGAGCGGGTCAAGATGGTGATGACCCGTGGCAAGGACGATGAGAAGACGCTGTATGACCTGCTTGGCACCAAGGACGACCGCAAGGAGCTGGACCGCCAGTTCAAAAGCGACAAGTCGAATTTCAAGATCGCCATCGTGGTCGATATGTGGCTGACCGGCTTTGATGTACCGCACCTCGATACCATCTATATCGACAAGCCGATCCAACGTCACAACCTGATCCAAACCATCTCGCGGGTCAATCGCAAGTACGAGGGCAAGGACAAGGGGCTGGTGGTCGATTACCTCGGCATCAAAAGGCAGATGAACCTGGCGCTGGCCCATTACAACAAGGCCGACCAGCAGAACATCGAGGAAATCGGGCAATCGATCATTGTCGTGCGGGATCACCTCGACCTGCTGAACAAGATGTTCCACAGCTTCGATGCGTCACCCTACTACAGCGGTAGCTCCGTCCAACAGCTCAACTGCCTGAACAATGCTGCCGAGTTCGCCCAACTGACCGACAAGATCGAGAAGCGTTTCATGCAGCTGGTCAAGCGCCTGAAGGCGGCCTACGATATCTGCTGTGGCTCGGAAGAGCTGAAACAGCAGGAGCGCGACCAGATCCACTTCTATCTTGCCGTGCGGTCGATCATCGTCAAGCTGACCAAGGGGAATGCACCCGACACCGCCCAGATGAACGCCAAGGTGCGGGAGATGATCACGCAAGCCCTCAAAGCCGATGGGGTGGAGGAGATCTTCAAGCTGGGGGATGACAAGGCCGGGGCTATGGACATCTTCGACGATGACTACCTGGCCAAGATCGAAAAGATCAAGCTGCCCAACACCAAGGTTAAGCTCCTGCAGCAGCTGCTGGCCAAGGCGATAGACGACTTTAAGAAACTCAACAAGGCCAAGGGAACCGACTTCTCGAAGAAGTTCAAGGCACTGGTGGATGCCTACAACGAGCGCAAGGAAGAGGACGTGCTGGTCAGCAACGTACTGGAAGACTTCTCCAGCGAGATCGTTGACCTGATCCGCGCCCTGCACCGGGAGATGGCCTCTGGTTCCGACATGGGCATCGATATCGAGGAAAAGGCCTTCTACGACATTTTACTCGGGCTGGCCATCAAATACGATTTCACCTACCCCGAGGACAAGCTGCTGATCTTGGCCAAGGCCGTAAAGGCCATCGTGAATGACAAGATTAAATACACCGACTGGAACCAGCGCGACGACATCAAGGCCGAATTGAAAGTGGATCTGATCCTCGTGTTGGCCGAGCATGGTTACCCGCCAGTGGATCGGGATGAGGTCTACAAGGAAATCTTCGAGCAGGCGGAAAATTTCAAACGATTTCGCCAGGAGCCCGACAGCCTTGCCCGCATTTCGCCTGTTTATCACACCAAAGCCCAGGAACGGAAATTTCCAGCGTAA
- a CDS encoding (deoxy)nucleoside triphosphate pyrophosphohydrolase, whose product MREPLAQTTVRPARQVSAAILLRDNQLLLARRLPRQGLGGYWELPGGKCETGETPAACLRRELAEELCISARIGACFSRTFHRYPRGLICTHSLFVASYHGQLLLREHDQLAWVAIPRLLDYRLTAANVPIVQRLQAWWRQSG is encoded by the coding sequence ATGAGGGAACCGTTAGCGCAGACAACCGTCAGACCCGCCCGCCAGGTCAGTGCCGCCATTCTCCTGCGCGACAACCAGCTGCTGCTGGCGCGCCGGCTGCCGCGCCAGGGCCTGGGTGGCTACTGGGAACTGCCCGGCGGCAAATGCGAAACGGGTGAAACCCCGGCCGCCTGCCTGCGGCGCGAGCTGGCCGAAGAGCTGTGCATCTCGGCCCGCATCGGCGCCTGCTTCAGCCGGACCTTTCACCGCTACCCACGCGGCCTGATCTGCACCCACAGCCTGTTCGTCGCCAGTTACCACGGCCAATTGCTGCTGCGCGAACACGACCAGCTGGCCTGGGTTGCCATTCCCCGCCTGCTTGACTACCGCCTGACAGCGGCCAACGTGCCGATCGTGCAGCGTCTGCAAGCCTGGTGGCGCCAGTCAGGTTAA
- a CDS encoding sigma-54-dependent transcriptional regulator, giving the protein MVLLIVDDEPSQRELLAGFLQRQGHQVFCAAGGDEALELYRRHPIDLVLLDHNMPGETGDLLIAKFKAINPQPKIVLMTAYAAVDLAVRCFKAGADDFLEKPLDLLELRDKLAAAEEQLLQLQDVLVVEEQLVDSPLPFPFVAKSSSMQQLLSLVRRVAKSPWPVLIEGETGSGKELVARLVHQLSERREGPFIEVNCAAIVESLFEAELFGHEKGAFTGAVGRRDGHFVAADGGTLFLDEIGELPLPLQAKLLRALQEQRIQPVGGSHSRAVDVRVVAATNAHLVAMVNENRFREDLYYRLNVFEVQVPPLRQRRDDIIALIELFLGDRTGQLELEPAALDALLKYDYPGNVRELRNLIQRAATLARGGWLRRTDLPPVVQARQREEGSRLSSLAPLPDQLEALEAELIRQRLEEAGGVQTRAAELLGISERVLRYKMAKYRLGRRRG; this is encoded by the coding sequence GTGGTCTTACTGATTGTCGATGACGAACCGAGCCAGCGGGAGCTGCTGGCGGGCTTTCTGCAACGTCAGGGCCATCAGGTGTTCTGTGCTGCGGGTGGAGACGAGGCCCTGGAGCTCTACCGGCGGCATCCGATTGATCTGGTGCTGCTTGATCACAACATGCCCGGCGAAACGGGTGATCTGCTCATAGCGAAGTTCAAGGCGATCAATCCGCAGCCGAAGATTGTGCTGATGACGGCCTATGCCGCTGTGGATCTGGCGGTACGTTGCTTCAAGGCGGGAGCGGACGATTTTCTCGAGAAGCCTCTTGATTTGCTTGAACTGCGCGACAAGCTGGCTGCGGCTGAAGAGCAGTTATTGCAGTTGCAGGATGTGCTTGTGGTGGAGGAACAACTCGTTGATTCTCCCCTGCCGTTTCCTTTTGTCGCCAAAAGTTCTTCCATGCAGCAATTGCTTTCGCTGGTGCGACGGGTGGCCAAAAGTCCCTGGCCGGTGCTGATTGAGGGTGAAACCGGCAGCGGCAAGGAACTGGTGGCGCGGCTGGTCCATCAGCTTAGCGAGCGGCGTGAGGGCCCGTTTATCGAGGTCAACTGCGCCGCCATTGTCGAGAGCCTGTTTGAGGCTGAACTGTTTGGTCATGAAAAAGGCGCCTTTACCGGTGCCGTTGGGCGCCGCGATGGCCACTTTGTTGCCGCAGATGGCGGAACCCTGTTTCTGGATGAAATTGGCGAATTGCCCCTGCCCCTGCAGGCCAAGCTGCTGCGGGCATTGCAGGAACAACGCATTCAGCCGGTGGGCGGCTCGCATAGCCGCGCTGTTGACGTGCGGGTGGTGGCCGCTACCAATGCCCATCTGGTAGCGATGGTGAACGAGAACCGTTTTCGCGAGGATCTCTACTATCGCCTGAATGTCTTTGAGGTTCAGGTGCCGCCTCTGCGCCAGCGGCGTGATGATATCATCGCTTTGATCGAACTGTTTCTGGGCGATCGTACCGGACAGCTGGAGCTGGAGCCGGCGGCCCTGGATGCCTTGCTCAAATACGACTATCCGGGTAACGTGCGCGAGTTGCGCAATCTGATTCAGCGCGCAGCGACGCTGGCGCGGGGTGGCTGGCTGCGCCGGACGGACCTGCCGCCTGTCGTGCAGGCACGGCAACGGGAAGAGGGAAGTCGGCTGTCGTCCCTGGCGCCGCTGCCGGATCAACTCGAAGCCCTGGAGGCGGAACTGATTCGGCAGCGGCTGGAGGAGGCTGGCGGGGTGCAGACCCGTGCCGCCGAATTGCTTGGGATCAGTGAACGCGTCCTGCGCTATAAAATGGCCAAGTATCGTCTTGGTCGCAGAAGAGGATAG
- a CDS encoding DUF1499 domain-containing protein, with the protein MPSRSSAPSRAAAIGLLSLILGLILGLSGCGAPAPYRPPYMSSLPACPTHPNCVSSEEVRAEAQVAPLSFDKVPPYQAWAALKEAIRAEGGVIQREGMGALEAGYLRATFTSWLFRFVDDVECRLVAQDGLIHIRSAARVGYYDFGVNRRRVERLRQAFAEALQQP; encoded by the coding sequence ATGCCCTCACGATCTTCCGCCCCAAGTCGCGCCGCCGCCATCGGCCTGCTCAGCCTGATCCTTGGCCTGATCCTGGGCCTGAGCGGCTGTGGCGCGCCGGCCCCTTACCGGCCGCCCTACATGAGCAGCTTGCCGGCCTGTCCGACCCATCCCAACTGTGTCAGCAGTGAGGAAGTGCGCGCCGAAGCCCAAGTGGCGCCCCTGTCCTTCGACAAGGTTCCGCCCTACCAGGCCTGGGCGGCATTGAAGGAGGCCATCCGGGCCGAAGGCGGGGTGATCCAGCGTGAAGGGATGGGTGCGCTGGAAGCCGGCTACCTGCGCGCCACCTTTACCAGCTGGCTGTTCCGTTTTGTCGATGATGTGGAATGCCGCCTGGTGGCGCAGGATGGTCTGATCCACATCCGCAGCGCCGCGCGGGTGGGTTACTACGATTTCGGTGTCAACCGTCGGCGGGTCGAACGCCTGCGGCAGGCCTTCGCCGAGGCCCTGCAGCAGCCATGA